From Cheilinus undulatus linkage group 18, ASM1832078v1, whole genome shotgun sequence, the proteins below share one genomic window:
- the LOC121526712 gene encoding cdc42 effector protein 3-like gives MPLRTSLYRKPSSGRWPSRRRKEVLSVNMISLPLADFRHISHIGNDAHTDSFGDLSFLKMGHSLLLQSSQSEQNLFLACSPPPKPPRLNLDEAEGSESPDWNAGHQNNTSQKRKKCSSMPLLDSEEGEEEMEKEDGYQRGNNASSQSHRFGWGSLSSDKDGDSTDTSDMAAGQQKDEDSGFSFSLDLGPSILDDVLQVMDKLHK, from the coding sequence ATGCCACTTAGAACATCATTGTACAGAAAGCCTTCCTCTGGTCGTTGGCCCAGCAGGAGGCGCAAAGAAGTGCTGTCTGTCAACATGATAAGCCTCCCTCTGGCTGATTTCCGCCACATCTCACACATCGGCAATGATGCCCACACAGACAGCTTTGGAGACCTGTCCTTCCTAAAAATGGGCCACAGCCTGCTTCTACAGAGCTCCCAGAGCGAGCAGAATCTCTTCCTGGCCTGCTCTCCGCCACCAAAGCCCCCGCGTCTGAACTTGGACGAGGCAGAAGGTTCGGAGAGCCCAGACTGGAACGCGGGCCACCAGAATAACACTTCgcagaagaggaagaaatgTAGCTCGATGCCACTCCTGGATAGcgaggaaggagaggaagagatgGAGAAAGAAGATGGGTACCAGAGAGGGAATAATGCTTCCAGTCAGAGTCACAGGTTTGGATGGGGCAGCCTGAGTTCAGACAAGGACGGAGACTCTACGGACACGAGTGACATGGCAGCTGGGCAGCAAAAGGACGAGGACAGCGGCTTTTCTTTTAGCCTCGACCTTGGCCCTTCAATCCTGGATGATGTTCTCCAGGTGATGGACAAACTTCACAAGTAA